The following coding sequences lie in one Corynebacterium humireducens NBRC 106098 = DSM 45392 genomic window:
- a CDS encoding short-chain fatty acyl-CoA regulator family protein has protein sequence MSKHFAGARIRTLRRGRGLTQQDMAKRLGLSTSYLNQLENDQRPLTVTVLMALSQHFDVDPAFFSPDHDARTIGALRDAFPTVPDDQLADLAARYPELVGQVLELADRAPSPIDDSPYRLVRDFFYDAHNYVHELDLLGEELARRLGDPQLRLTRLATSLDRDLGIVVRFRKITTGPRRVYHPETRELHLRTGLSEAQLCFELALQYGLTGHEELLREIAAELPTEEAREIAVLALAQYFAAAVVMPYEQMLTTAEDVRYDIDRLAVHFGTGFETTCHRLSTLNRPGNRGVPFFFVRTDRAGNISKRQSATGFHFSRSGGSCPLWVIHRAFETPGRVTRQVAGMPDGRHYLWIARTVAGQIHGFGQPRKEFAVGLGCDLDQAERLVYATGLDLSPGSATPIGPGCTTCPRERCPQRAFPHVGRQVVVDLDATLDFSYTTY, from the coding sequence ATGAGCAAGCACTTCGCGGGGGCACGGATCCGCACATTGCGGAGGGGTCGCGGCCTCACGCAGCAGGACATGGCCAAGCGTCTCGGCCTGTCGACGAGCTACCTCAACCAGCTCGAGAACGACCAGCGCCCCCTCACCGTCACCGTCCTCATGGCGCTGTCACAGCACTTCGACGTCGACCCCGCCTTCTTCTCCCCCGACCACGACGCCCGCACCATCGGAGCCCTCCGCGACGCCTTCCCCACCGTCCCCGACGACCAGCTCGCCGACCTCGCCGCCCGCTACCCGGAGCTCGTCGGGCAGGTCCTCGAGCTCGCCGACCGCGCCCCCTCCCCCATCGACGACTCCCCCTACCGCCTCGTCCGCGACTTCTTCTACGACGCCCACAACTACGTCCACGAACTCGACCTCCTCGGCGAGGAGCTGGCCCGCCGCCTCGGCGACCCGCAGCTGCGCCTCACCCGCCTGGCGACGTCCCTCGACCGCGACCTCGGTATCGTCGTCCGCTTCCGCAAGATCACCACCGGCCCCCGCCGCGTCTACCACCCCGAGACCCGCGAACTGCACCTGCGCACCGGCCTGTCCGAGGCGCAGCTGTGCTTCGAGCTCGCCCTCCAGTACGGGCTCACCGGCCACGAGGAACTGCTCCGTGAGATCGCCGCCGAACTGCCCACCGAGGAGGCCCGCGAGATCGCCGTCCTGGCGCTGGCCCAGTACTTCGCGGCAGCCGTCGTCATGCCCTACGAGCAGATGCTCACCACCGCGGAGGACGTCCGCTACGACATCGACCGCCTCGCGGTGCACTTCGGCACCGGCTTCGAGACCACGTGCCACCGCTTGTCGACGCTCAACCGCCCCGGCAACCGCGGCGTCCCCTTCTTCTTCGTCCGCACAGACCGCGCGGGCAACATCTCCAAGCGCCAGTCGGCGACCGGCTTCCACTTCTCCCGCTCCGGCGGCTCCTGCCCGCTGTGGGTCATCCACCGCGCCTTCGAGACCCCGGGACGGGTCACCCGCCAGGTCGCCGGCATGCCCGACGGCCGCCACTACCTGTGGATCGCCCGTACCGTCGCGGGCCAGATCCACGGCTTCGGGCAGCCCCGCAAGGAGTTCGCCGTCGGCCTCGGCTGCGACCTGGACCAGGCGGAACGCCTCGTCTACGCCACCGGCCTGGACCTCTCCCCCGGTTCCGCCACCCCGATCGGCCCGGGCTGCACCACCTGCCCCCGCGAGCGCTGCCCCCAGCGCGCGTTCCCCCATGTCGGACGTCAGGTCGTCGTCGACCTCGACGCCACCCTGGACTTCTCCTACACCACCTACTGA
- the prpD gene encoding 2-methylcitrate dehydratase PrpD: MINHTVRTYRSAEDFPHEEHLAYKIARVAADPVEVPEETKEMIINRIIDNAAVQAAAVLRRPVTSARVMAQARPVTDGRGASVFGLPGKYAAEWAALANGTAVRELDFHDTFLAADYSHPGDNIPPILAAAQQAGKGGRELIRGLATGYEIQVDLVRGICLHEHKIDHVAHLGPSAAAGIGTLLDLNVETIYQAIGQALHTTTATRQSRKGEISSWKAFAPAFAGKMAIEAVDRAMRGEGAPSPIWEGEDGVIAWLLSGPGHEYTVPLPAEGEEKRAILDTYTKEHSAEYQSQAPIDLARSMGERLAAEGKDLADVESIVLHTSHHTHYVIGTGSNDPQKFDPKASRETLDHSIMYIFAVALEDRSWHHERSYAPERANRPETIELWHKISTVEDPEWTRRYHSSDPNEKAFGARAVITFKDGSVVEDELAVADAHPLGARPFAREQYIEKFRTLCEGVVSREEQDRFLAAVQDLENLTDLAELNIELDEDVLAQAPTVGEGLF, from the coding sequence ATGATCAACCACACCGTGCGTACCTACCGCTCCGCCGAGGACTTCCCCCACGAGGAGCACCTGGCCTACAAGATCGCCCGCGTCGCCGCCGACCCGGTGGAGGTCCCGGAGGAGACCAAGGAGATGATCATCAACCGGATCATCGACAACGCCGCCGTCCAGGCCGCCGCGGTTCTCCGCCGCCCCGTCACCTCCGCCCGCGTCATGGCCCAGGCCCGCCCCGTCACCGACGGCCGCGGCGCCTCCGTCTTCGGCCTCCCGGGCAAGTACGCCGCCGAGTGGGCCGCACTGGCCAACGGCACCGCCGTCCGCGAGCTCGACTTCCACGACACCTTCCTCGCCGCCGACTACTCCCACCCGGGGGACAACATCCCGCCGATCCTCGCCGCCGCCCAGCAGGCCGGCAAGGGCGGCCGCGAGCTCATCCGCGGCCTGGCCACCGGCTACGAGATCCAGGTCGACCTGGTCCGCGGCATCTGCCTCCACGAGCACAAGATCGACCACGTCGCCCACCTCGGCCCGTCCGCCGCCGCCGGCATCGGCACCCTCCTCGACCTCAACGTCGAGACCATCTACCAGGCCATCGGCCAGGCGCTCCACACCACGACCGCCACCCGCCAGTCCCGCAAGGGCGAGATCTCCTCCTGGAAGGCCTTCGCCCCGGCCTTCGCCGGCAAGATGGCCATCGAGGCCGTCGACCGCGCGATGCGCGGCGAGGGTGCCCCGTCCCCGATCTGGGAGGGCGAGGACGGCGTCATCGCCTGGCTGCTCTCCGGTCCGGGCCACGAGTACACCGTCCCGCTGCCGGCCGAGGGCGAGGAGAAGCGCGCGATCCTCGACACCTACACCAAGGAGCACTCCGCCGAGTACCAGTCCCAGGCCCCGATCGACCTGGCCCGCTCCATGGGCGAGCGCCTCGCCGCCGAGGGCAAGGACCTGGCCGACGTCGAGTCCATCGTCCTGCACACCTCGCACCACACCCACTACGTCATCGGCACCGGCTCGAACGACCCGCAGAAGTTCGACCCGAAGGCCTCCCGCGAGACCCTCGACCACTCCATCATGTACATCTTCGCCGTGGCCCTCGAGGACCGCTCCTGGCACCACGAGCGTTCCTACGCCCCGGAGCGCGCCAACCGCCCGGAGACCATCGAGCTGTGGCACAAGATCTCCACCGTCGAGGACCCGGAGTGGACCCGCCGCTACCACTCCTCCGACCCGAACGAGAAGGCCTTCGGCGCCCGCGCCGTCATCACCTTCAAGGACGGCTCCGTCGTCGAGGACGAGCTGGCTGTCGCCGACGCCCACCCGCTCGGTGCCCGCCCGTTCGCCCGCGAGCAGTACATCGAGAAGTTCCGCACCCTGTGCGAGGGCGTCGTCTCCCGGGAGGAGCAGGACCGCTTCCTCGCCGCCGTCCAGGACCTCGAGAACCTGACCGACCTGGCCGAGCTCAACATCGAGCTCGACGAGGACGTCCTGGCCCAGGCACCCACCGTCGGCGAGGGTCTGTTCTGA
- the prpB gene encoding methylisocitrate lyase, producing MAGLFSSQVTPTERRKAFRDGLNSGKIQKFPGAFSPLVARAIQEAGFDGVYVSGAVVAADLALPDIGLTTLSEVAHRSRQIARVTDLPVLVDADTGFGEPMSAARTISEFEDAGVAGCHLEDQVNPKRCGHLDGKEVVPTELMLRRITAAVNERRDDQFVICARTDAAGVEGIDAAIERAKAYADAGADLIFTEALHTPADFEKFRAAVDVPLLANMTEFGKSELLSAQQLEELGFNAVIYPVTTLRIAMGQVEEALAEIAATGTQTGWVDRMQHRSRLYELLRYNEYNAFDQEVFTYSADTYQPTFQ from the coding sequence ATGGCCGGCCTGTTCTCCTCCCAGGTGACGCCGACCGAGCGTCGGAAAGCCTTCCGCGACGGCCTGAACAGCGGAAAGATCCAGAAGTTCCCGGGCGCCTTCTCCCCGCTGGTGGCACGCGCCATCCAGGAGGCCGGCTTCGACGGCGTGTACGTCTCCGGTGCCGTCGTCGCCGCCGACCTGGCCCTGCCGGACATCGGACTGACCACCCTCAGCGAGGTCGCCCACCGTTCCCGTCAGATCGCCCGCGTCACCGACCTGCCCGTGCTCGTCGACGCCGACACCGGCTTCGGTGAGCCGATGTCCGCGGCCCGCACCATCTCCGAGTTCGAGGACGCCGGCGTCGCCGGCTGCCACCTCGAGGACCAGGTCAACCCGAAGCGCTGCGGCCACCTCGACGGCAAGGAGGTCGTGCCCACCGAGCTCATGCTGCGGCGCATCACCGCGGCGGTCAACGAGCGTCGCGACGACCAGTTCGTCATCTGCGCCCGCACCGACGCCGCCGGCGTCGAGGGCATCGACGCCGCCATCGAGCGTGCCAAGGCCTACGCCGACGCCGGCGCCGACCTCATCTTCACCGAGGCGCTGCACACGCCGGCGGACTTCGAGAAGTTCCGCGCCGCCGTCGACGTGCCGCTGCTGGCCAACATGACGGAGTTCGGCAAGTCCGAGCTGCTCTCCGCCCAGCAGCTCGAGGAGCTCGGCTTCAACGCCGTCATCTACCCGGTGACCACCCTGCGCATCGCCATGGGACAGGTCGAGGAGGCTCTCGCGGAGATCGCCGCCACCGGCACCCAGACCGGGTGGGTCGACCGCATGCAGCACCGCTCCCGCCTCTACGAACTGCTCCGCTACAACGAGTACAACGCCTTCGACCAGGAGGTTTTCACGTACTCCGCCGACACCTACCAGCCCACCTTCCAGTAG
- a CDS encoding bifunctional 2-methylcitrate synthase/citrate synthase has translation MSDNTNIEVRKGLYGVIADYTAVSKVMPETNSLTYRGYAVQDLVAECSFEEVFYLLWNGELPNEEQLAEFNRRGRSYRKLDAGLIALIHSLPLDCHPMDVMRTAVSYMGTKDSEHFTPDADHITHVGHNLLAQLPMVLAMDIRRRQGLDIVAPDPDKSVAHNLLSMVFGNGPESPASNPDDVRDFEKSLILYAEHSFNASTFTSRVITSTRSDVYSAITGAIGALKGPLHGGANEFVMHTMLEIDDPEKAADWVNNALDNKDLIMGFGHRVYKKGDSRVPSMEASFRDLAERHDGAKWVAMYENMRDAMDARTGIKPNLDFPAGPAYHLLGFPVDFFTPLFVVARIAGWTAHIVEQYNDNSLIRPLSAYNGPEQRQVTPLAAR, from the coding sequence ATGTCCGACAACACCAACATCGAGGTCCGCAAGGGTCTCTACGGCGTGATCGCCGACTACACCGCAGTCTCCAAGGTCATGCCGGAGACCAACTCCCTGACCTACCGCGGATACGCCGTCCAGGACCTCGTCGCAGAGTGCTCCTTCGAGGAGGTCTTCTACCTCCTGTGGAACGGTGAGCTGCCGAACGAGGAGCAGCTGGCGGAGTTCAACAGGCGCGGCCGTTCCTACCGCAAGCTCGACGCCGGCCTGATCGCACTCATCCACTCCCTGCCGCTCGACTGTCACCCGATGGACGTCATGCGCACCGCCGTGTCCTACATGGGCACCAAGGACTCCGAGCACTTCACCCCGGACGCCGACCACATCACCCACGTCGGCCACAACCTCCTCGCCCAGCTGCCGATGGTGCTGGCCATGGACATCCGCCGCCGTCAGGGCCTCGACATCGTCGCCCCGGACCCGGACAAGTCCGTCGCCCACAACCTGCTGTCGATGGTCTTCGGCAACGGCCCGGAGTCCCCGGCGTCCAACCCGGACGACGTGCGTGACTTCGAGAAGTCGCTCATCCTCTACGCCGAGCACTCCTTCAACGCCTCGACCTTCACCTCGCGTGTGATCACCTCGACCCGCTCGGACGTCTACTCCGCGATCACCGGTGCCATCGGCGCCCTCAAGGGCCCGCTGCACGGCGGCGCCAACGAGTTCGTCATGCACACCATGCTGGAGATCGACGACCCGGAGAAGGCCGCCGACTGGGTCAACAACGCCCTGGACAACAAGGACCTCATCATGGGCTTCGGTCACCGCGTGTACAAGAAGGGTGACTCGCGTGTCCCGTCCATGGAGGCGTCCTTCCGTGACCTCGCCGAGCGTCACGACGGCGCCAAGTGGGTCGCCATGTACGAGAACATGCGCGACGCCATGGACGCCCGCACCGGCATCAAGCCGAACCTGGACTTCCCGGCCGGCCCGGCGTACCACCTGCTCGGCTTCCCGGTCGACTTCTTCACCCCGCTGTTCGTCGTCGCCCGCATCGCCGGCTGGACCGCCCACATCGTGGAGCAGTACAACGACAACTCCCTGATTCGTCCGCTCTCCGCCTACAACGGCCCCGAGCAGCGCCAGGTCACCCCGCTGGCCGCCCGTTAG
- a CDS encoding pyruvate carboxylase yields the protein MATTTLPAFTKVLVANRGEIAVRAFRAAFETGASTVAVYPKEDRNSHHRSFASEAVRIGTEGSPVKAYLDIDEIIRAAKKTHADAVYPGYGFLSENAQLARECAENGLTFIGPPPEVLDLTGDKSAAVEAARKAGLPVLQDSEPSTDIDELVEMSKDFTFPIFVKAVAGGGGRGMRFIEKPEDVAQLATEASREAEAAFGDGHVYLERAVLNPQHIEVQILADHTGDVIHLYERDCSLQRRHQKVVEIAPAQHLDPALRDQICADAVKFCRSIGYVCAGTVEFLVDENGNHVFIEMNPRIQVEHTITEEVTSVDLVKAQMNIAAGATLKDLGLTQESIKLHGAALQCRITTEDPANNFRPDTGTITAYRSPGGAGVRLDGAASLGGEISPNFDSLLVKMTCRGADFATAVARAQRALNEFTISGVATNIGFLRALLREEDFQTRRISTNFIGEHLHLLSAPPADDEAGRILNYLADVTVNRPHGKRPTEIRPVTKLPARDDSPLPRGSRDVLRDLGPQKFAEQLRNQDALAVTDTTFRDAHQSLLATRIRSSALVAAAEHVGRLTPELLSVEAWGGATYDVAMRFLHEDPWERLDDLRRAMPNVNIQMLLRGRNTVGYTSYPDSVGQAFVKEAADSGVDIFRIFDALNDVDQMRPAIDAVLETGTTVAEVAMAYSGNLLDPNEKLYTLDYYLRLAEEIVESGAHILAIKDMAGLLRPTAASRLVKALRSNFDLPVHVHTHDTAGGQLATYLAAAQAGADAVDGASAPLAGTTSQPSLSAIVAAFADTHRDTGLSLQAVSDLEPYWEAVRQLYAPFEAGVPGPTGRVYKHEIPGGQLSNLRTQAKALGLEDRFELIEDYYAAVNEMLGRPTKVTPSSKVVGDLALHLVGAGVDPHDFANDPQKYDIPDSVIDFLRGDLGNPPGGWPMLREKALAGRSSTQSKLVDVAPEDEEALQSADRQTRRSTLDRLLFPKQAAEFAEHRRQYGNTAALEDRVFFYGLKEGEENVIRLIGEHGQPPMVVRLDAVGEPDEKGMRQVVTNVNGQIRPMKVRDRSVESVTASAEKADTTNPGHVAAPFAGVVMVTAKVGDEVKAGDPVAVIEAMKMEATITASKDGVVDRVALAQATKVEGGDLIVVIA from the coding sequence GTGGCCACAACCACTCTGCCAGCCTTCACAAAGGTGCTGGTCGCCAACCGCGGCGAGATCGCCGTCCGCGCCTTCCGTGCCGCCTTCGAGACCGGTGCCTCCACCGTCGCGGTCTACCCGAAGGAGGACCGCAACTCGCACCACCGCTCCTTCGCCTCCGAGGCCGTGCGCATCGGCACCGAGGGATCGCCGGTCAAGGCGTACCTCGACATCGACGAGATCATCCGCGCCGCCAAGAAGACCCACGCCGACGCCGTCTACCCCGGCTACGGTTTCCTCTCCGAGAACGCCCAGCTCGCCCGCGAGTGCGCCGAGAACGGCCTCACCTTCATCGGCCCGCCGCCGGAGGTCCTCGACCTGACCGGCGACAAGTCCGCCGCCGTCGAGGCCGCCCGGAAGGCCGGACTCCCGGTCCTGCAGGACTCCGAGCCGTCCACCGACATCGACGAGCTCGTCGAGATGTCGAAGGACTTCACCTTCCCGATCTTCGTCAAGGCCGTCGCCGGTGGCGGTGGACGTGGCATGCGCTTCATCGAGAAGCCCGAGGACGTCGCCCAGCTGGCCACCGAGGCCTCCCGCGAGGCGGAGGCCGCCTTCGGTGACGGTCATGTCTACCTCGAGCGTGCGGTGCTCAACCCGCAGCACATCGAGGTCCAGATCCTCGCCGACCACACCGGCGACGTCATCCACCTCTACGAGCGTGACTGCTCCCTGCAGCGCCGCCACCAGAAGGTCGTGGAGATCGCCCCGGCCCAGCACCTCGACCCAGCCCTGCGCGACCAGATCTGCGCCGACGCCGTGAAGTTCTGCCGCTCCATCGGCTACGTGTGCGCCGGCACCGTCGAGTTCCTCGTCGACGAGAACGGCAACCACGTCTTCATCGAGATGAACCCGCGCATCCAGGTCGAGCACACCATCACCGAGGAGGTCACCTCCGTCGACCTGGTCAAGGCGCAGATGAACATCGCCGCCGGCGCGACCCTCAAGGACCTCGGCCTCACGCAGGAGTCCATCAAGCTCCACGGCGCGGCCCTGCAGTGCCGCATCACCACCGAGGACCCGGCCAACAACTTCCGCCCGGACACCGGCACCATCACCGCGTACCGCTCCCCGGGTGGCGCGGGCGTGCGTCTCGACGGCGCCGCGTCCCTCGGCGGCGAGATCTCCCCGAACTTCGACTCCCTGCTGGTCAAGATGACCTGCCGCGGCGCCGACTTCGCCACCGCCGTCGCCCGTGCCCAGCGCGCGCTCAACGAGTTCACCATCTCGGGCGTGGCCACCAACATCGGCTTCCTCCGCGCCCTGCTGCGCGAGGAGGACTTCCAGACCCGCCGCATCTCCACCAACTTCATCGGCGAGCACCTCCACCTGCTGTCCGCCCCGCCGGCCGACGACGAGGCCGGCCGCATCCTCAACTACCTCGCGGACGTCACCGTCAACCGTCCGCACGGCAAGCGCCCCACCGAGATCCGTCCGGTGACCAAGCTGCCGGCCCGCGACGACAGCCCGCTGCCGCGCGGTTCCCGCGACGTCCTGCGTGACCTGGGCCCGCAGAAGTTCGCCGAGCAGCTGCGCAACCAGGACGCCCTGGCCGTCACCGACACCACGTTCCGTGACGCGCACCAGTCGCTGCTGGCCACCCGCATCCGTTCCTCCGCGCTCGTCGCCGCCGCCGAGCACGTCGGCCGCCTGACCCCGGAGCTGCTCTCCGTCGAGGCGTGGGGCGGTGCGACCTACGACGTCGCGATGCGTTTCCTCCACGAGGACCCGTGGGAGCGTCTCGACGACCTGCGCCGCGCCATGCCGAACGTCAACATCCAGATGCTGCTGCGCGGCCGCAACACCGTCGGCTACACCTCCTACCCGGACAGCGTCGGCCAGGCCTTCGTCAAGGAGGCCGCCGACTCCGGCGTCGACATCTTCCGCATCTTCGACGCCCTCAACGACGTGGACCAGATGCGCCCGGCCATCGATGCCGTCCTGGAGACCGGCACCACCGTCGCCGAGGTCGCCATGGCCTACTCCGGCAACCTGCTGGACCCGAACGAGAAGCTCTACACGCTCGACTACTACCTCCGTCTGGCCGAGGAGATCGTCGAGTCCGGTGCCCACATCCTGGCCATCAAGGACATGGCCGGTCTGCTCCGCCCGACCGCGGCCTCCCGCCTGGTGAAGGCGCTGCGCAGCAACTTCGACCTGCCGGTGCACGTGCACACCCACGACACCGCCGGCGGTCAGCTGGCGACCTACCTGGCCGCCGCGCAGGCGGGTGCCGACGCCGTCGACGGCGCCTCCGCCCCGCTGGCCGGCACGACCTCGCAGCCCTCGCTGTCCGCGATCGTCGCGGCCTTCGCCGACACCCACCGCGACACCGGCCTGTCCCTGCAGGCCGTGTCCGACCTCGAGCCCTACTGGGAGGCCGTGCGCCAGCTCTACGCCCCCTTCGAGGCGGGCGTGCCCGGCCCGACGGGCCGCGTGTACAAGCACGAGATCCCGGGTGGTCAGCTGTCGAACCTGCGCACGCAGGCCAAGGCCCTGGGTCTGGAGGACCGCTTCGAGCTCATCGAGGACTACTACGCCGCCGTCAACGAGATGCTGGGCCGCCCCACCAAGGTCACCCCGTCCTCCAAGGTCGTCGGCGACCTGGCGCTCCACCTCGTCGGCGCGGGCGTCGACCCGCACGACTTCGCCAATGACCCGCAGAAGTACGACATCCCGGACTCCGTGATCGACTTCCTCCGCGGTGACCTCGGCAACCCGCCCGGTGGCTGGCCGATGCTGCGGGAGAAGGCCCTGGCAGGTCGTTCCTCCACGCAGTCCAAGCTTGTCGACGTCGCCCCGGAGGACGAGGAGGCCCTGCAGAGCGCGGACCGCCAGACCCGCCGCTCGACCCTGGACAGGCTGCTGTTCCCGAAGCAGGCCGCCGAGTTCGCGGAGCACCGCCGCCAGTACGGCAACACCGCCGCCCTCGAGGACCGCGTGTTCTTCTACGGCCTCAAGGAGGGCGAGGAGAACGTCATCCGCCTCATCGGGGAGCACGGTCAGCCGCCGATGGTCGTGCGTCTCGACGCCGTCGGTGAGCCCGACGAGAAGGGCATGCGCCAGGTGGTGACCAACGTCAACGGCCAGATCCGTCCGATGAAGGTCCGTGACCGCTCCGTCGAGTCGGTCACCGCCTCCGCGGAGAAGGCCGACACCACCAACCCGGGCCACGTCGCCGCGCCGTTCGCGGGTGTCGTCATGGTCACCGCGAAGGTGGGCGACGAGGTCAAGGCCGGCGACCCGGTAGCCGTGATCGAGGCCATGAAGATGGAGGCCACCATCACCGCCTCCAAGGACGGCGTGGTCGACCGCGTCGCCCTGGCCCAGGCCACGAAGGTGGAGGGCGGCGACCTCATCGTCGTCATCGCCTAG
- a CDS encoding acetyl/propionyl/methylcrotonyl-CoA carboxylase subunit alpha — MAVETKKITKVLVANRGEIAVRVIRAAKDAGIASVAVYAEPDADAPFVGMADEAFALGGQSSAESYLVIEKIIEAAAKSGADAVHPGYGFLAENADFAQAVIDAGLIWIGPPPSAIADLGDKVTARHIAQRANAPMVPGTKDPVAGAEEVVAFAEEYGLPIAIKAAFGGGGRGMKVAYKMEEVAELYESATREAVAAFGRGECFVERYLDKARHVEAQVLADMHGNVIVAGTRDCSLQRRFQKLVEEAPAPFLTDEQRAEIHESAKRICREAGYYGAGTVEYLVGSDGLISFLEVNTRLQVEHPITEETTGLDLVREQFRIAEGQKLRFTEDPTPRGHSFEFRINGEDAGLNFMPAPGTVTRYQQPDGPGVRVDSGVREGSVIGGQFDSMLAKLIVTGENRQEALQRAARALDEFIVEGMPTVIPFHRHIVENPAFVGDENGFEIYTKWIEEVWDNPIEPFVDPADLPEDESVPAHKVVVEVDGRRVEISLPGDLAIGGGAAPKKKAKKRRASGGAAGASGDAVAAPMQGTVIKVNVEDGQEVAEGDVVVVLEAMKMENPVKAHKSGKVEGLSVEAGAGVTKGQVLLEIK; from the coding sequence GTGGCAGTAGAGACCAAGAAGATCACGAAGGTCCTCGTGGCCAACCGCGGCGAGATCGCGGTCCGTGTGATCCGAGCCGCCAAGGATGCGGGCATCGCCAGCGTCGCCGTCTACGCCGAGCCGGACGCGGATGCGCCGTTCGTCGGAATGGCAGATGAGGCGTTCGCCCTGGGCGGCCAGTCCTCCGCCGAGTCCTACCTCGTGATCGAGAAGATCATCGAGGCCGCCGCCAAGTCCGGCGCCGACGCCGTCCACCCGGGCTACGGCTTCCTCGCCGAGAACGCCGACTTCGCCCAGGCCGTCATCGACGCCGGCCTCATCTGGATCGGCCCCCCGCCGTCCGCCATCGCCGACCTCGGTGACAAGGTCACCGCCCGCCACATCGCCCAGCGCGCGAACGCCCCGATGGTGCCGGGCACCAAGGACCCGGTCGCCGGTGCCGAGGAGGTCGTCGCCTTCGCCGAGGAGTACGGCCTGCCGATCGCCATCAAGGCCGCCTTCGGTGGCGGCGGACGCGGCATGAAGGTCGCCTACAAGATGGAGGAGGTCGCGGAACTCTACGAGTCCGCCACCCGTGAGGCCGTCGCCGCCTTCGGCCGCGGCGAGTGCTTCGTCGAGCGCTACCTGGACAAGGCCCGCCACGTCGAGGCCCAGGTCCTCGCCGACATGCACGGCAACGTCATCGTCGCCGGCACCCGTGACTGCTCCCTGCAGCGTCGCTTCCAGAAGCTCGTGGAGGAGGCACCCGCCCCGTTCCTCACCGACGAGCAGCGCGCCGAGATCCACGAGTCCGCCAAGCGCATCTGCCGCGAGGCCGGCTACTACGGCGCCGGCACCGTCGAGTACCTCGTCGGCTCCGACGGCCTGATCTCCTTCCTCGAGGTCAACACCCGCCTGCAGGTCGAGCACCCGATCACCGAGGAGACCACCGGCCTCGACCTGGTCCGCGAGCAGTTCCGCATCGCCGAGGGCCAGAAGCTCCGCTTCACCGAGGACCCGACCCCGCGCGGCCACTCCTTCGAGTTCCGCATCAACGGCGAGGACGCCGGCCTGAACTTCATGCCGGCCCCGGGCACCGTGACCCGCTACCAGCAGCCGGACGGCCCGGGTGTCCGCGTGGACTCCGGCGTCCGCGAGGGCTCCGTGATCGGCGGCCAGTTCGACTCCATGCTGGCCAAGCTCATCGTCACCGGCGAGAACCGCCAGGAGGCGCTGCAGCGCGCCGCACGTGCACTGGACGAGTTCATCGTCGAGGGCATGCCGACCGTCATCCCGTTCCACCGCCACATCGTCGAGAACCCGGCGTTCGTCGGTGACGAGAACGGCTTCGAGATCTACACCAAGTGGATCGAGGAGGTCTGGGACAACCCGATCGAGCCCTTCGTCGACCCGGCCGACCTGCCCGAGGACGAGTCCGTCCCGGCCCACAAGGTCGTCGTCGAGGTGGACGGCCGCCGCGTCGAGATCTCCCTGCCGGGCGATCTGGCCATCGGTGGCGGCGCCGCCCCGAAGAAGAAGGCCAAGAAGCGCCGCGCCTCCGGCGGTGCCGCAGGTGCCTCCGGTGACGCTGTGGCGGCCCCGATGCAGGGCACCGTCATCAAGGTCAACGTCGAGGACGGCCAGGAGGTCGCCGAGGGCGACGTCGTCGTGGTCCTCGAGGCCATGAAGATGGAGAACCCGGTCAAGGCCCACAAGTCGGGCAAGGTCGAGGGCCTGTCCGTCGAGGCCGGTGCCGGCGTGACCAAGGGCCAGGTCCTGCTCGAGATCAAGTAG